In Fluviicola taffensis DSM 16823, the following are encoded in one genomic region:
- a CDS encoding WG repeat-containing protein: METNWNQLIERYLQNELSEEGRIAFEQELQVNPELREELEMHELIQSAAKRASQRVLVNQVGKSYLRNLRIKQVAIGVLVTAAVATGIIYALQNKKSPSNEPTKTLAVVEMEEASEEIVFPKDTFVENQPNQTGDKSSLIQSSDWHVVDKTNKRSTISVTSVKRKSEPSALKQESKNSSVTRRADSVPHKVDYSKQVSKENSFAQVIEKEPISIPVDKSASWVDQYDSVGRFNELYCGYALVMNDAKIGFVDRKGKLFIPLIYDQIVVTVNIQSSKNKNKRNKKKVLYIPKRSGSEVKYCDEDIHPIFKTESSDN, translated from the coding sequence ATGGAAACAAATTGGAATCAACTCATAGAACGCTACTTGCAAAATGAACTTTCGGAAGAAGGAAGAATTGCTTTTGAACAAGAATTACAAGTAAATCCAGAACTCAGAGAAGAATTGGAAATGCACGAACTTATTCAATCTGCCGCTAAACGTGCTTCACAGCGTGTATTGGTAAATCAAGTTGGGAAAAGCTATCTGCGGAATTTAAGAATCAAACAAGTTGCAATCGGAGTACTTGTAACAGCTGCTGTGGCTACAGGAATTATTTATGCGCTTCAAAATAAGAAATCGCCTTCAAATGAACCAACGAAAACACTAGCTGTAGTAGAAATGGAAGAAGCTTCGGAAGAAATTGTTTTTCCGAAAGATACATTCGTAGAAAATCAACCAAACCAAACTGGAGACAAAAGTTCTCTTATTCAATCTTCTGATTGGCACGTGGTAGATAAAACGAATAAAAGAAGCACGATTTCAGTGACTTCTGTAAAAAGAAAGAGCGAACCGAGTGCTTTGAAACAGGAATCTAAAAATAGCTCGGTTACTCGTCGCGCGGACTCAGTTCCCCATAAAGTAGATTATTCAAAACAGGTTTCGAAAGAAAATTCGTTTGCTCAAGTGATCGAAAAAGAACCAATTTCTATTCCAGTAGATAAAAGTGCTTCGTGGGTTGATCAGTACGATTCCGTTGGTCGCTTCAATGAGTTGTATTGTGGATACGCGTTGGTTATGAACGATGCGAAAATTGGATTTGTAGATCGAAAAGGAAAGCTTTTCATCCCGCTAATTTATGATCAAATTGTTGTAACAGTCAATATTCAATCGTCTAAAAACAAGAATAAACGGAATAAGAAAAAGGTTCTCTATATTCCGAAACGTTCAGGAAGTGAAGTGAAGTATTGTGATGAAGATATTCATCCGATATTTAAAACAGAATCGAGTGATAACTAA
- a CDS encoding sulfite exporter TauE/SafE family protein, with the protein MVFLIGSFLLGLAGSFHCIGMCGPIALALPLNRSSKSSILIGLLAANLGRIITYIFLGFIVGSIGFSLQLFRIFQLLSILFGIGLIAIAWRKHWLKQIEFRSSNLQQWISKKMALLLQQKGASKLFGIGLLNGLLPCGMIFLALANALLAKNPLGSAVSMAAFGFGTLPALLGVGFFAQRITQTFRNKLTVAFPYILSLIGLLVILRGVNLGIPVLSPKMEQQTKAGDQKTIVIECHRAKK; encoded by the coding sequence ATGGTTTTTCTAATTGGCTCGTTTTTATTGGGGCTCGCTGGTTCATTTCACTGCATCGGAATGTGCGGACCAATTGCGCTTGCCTTACCTCTAAACAGGAGCTCGAAAAGCAGTATTCTAATCGGATTATTGGCAGCAAATCTAGGGAGAATCATTACCTACATCTTCCTTGGATTTATCGTTGGATCAATTGGGTTTTCACTCCAACTCTTTCGCATTTTTCAGTTACTCAGTATTCTTTTCGGGATTGGGTTAATTGCAATTGCATGGAGAAAACATTGGCTAAAACAAATTGAATTTCGTTCGTCCAATCTACAACAGTGGATTTCTAAAAAAATGGCACTTCTACTCCAGCAAAAAGGCGCTTCCAAGCTATTTGGAATTGGGCTTTTAAACGGTTTGTTACCGTGCGGAATGATTTTTCTAGCACTTGCGAATGCATTATTGGCTAAAAATCCACTTGGGAGCGCCGTTTCCATGGCTGCTTTTGGATTTGGAACACTTCCAGCTCTTCTCGGTGTTGGATTCTTTGCGCAACGCATTACCCAAACATTCCGAAACAAATTAACGGTTGCATTTCCCTACATCCTCTCCTTAATTGGATTACTCGTTATTCTTCGCGGAGTGAATTTGGGAATTCCTGTTTTAAGTCCAAAAATGGAACAACAAACGAAAGCTGGAGATCAAAAAACGATTGTGATTGAATGTCATAGAGCTAAAAAATAG
- a CDS encoding FixH family protein, producing MNWGKGIIIGMALFIGFIVTMVTIMMRQKIDLVHEDYYKREINYEDQLKAQKNYASVRGKIEFQSKEDSLLIHFPAEFQTNTVSIELQRPNDQKSDFTLSTIPLKKVIIPTKSFPKGVFTCTINGQIKGKPYEMSQQVVIQ from the coding sequence ATGAATTGGGGAAAAGGAATAATTATCGGAATGGCGCTCTTCATCGGATTTATCGTAACGATGGTAACAATTATGATGCGTCAAAAGATTGATTTGGTTCATGAAGATTACTACAAAAGGGAAATCAATTATGAAGATCAGTTAAAAGCGCAGAAAAACTATGCTTCTGTGCGTGGGAAAATTGAGTTTCAGAGCAAAGAAGACAGTTTATTGATTCACTTTCCAGCGGAATTTCAAACAAATACTGTTTCTATTGAACTACAACGTCCGAATGACCAAAAAAGTGATTTTACACTATCTACCATTCCTTTGAAAAAAGTGATTATACCTACAAAATCTTTTCCAAAAGGCGTTTTTACATGCACTATCAATGGGCAAATTAAAGGAAAACCTTACGAAATGTCTCAACAAGTAGTTATTCAATAA
- the ccoG gene encoding cytochrome c oxidase accessory protein CcoG gives MEEEFRDRIATVNEAGKRVWVYPKKPKGKFTNRRKWLSYSLLLFLLTAPFIKINGDQLIEINIIERKFSLFGATFWPQDLYLFAIMLIIFIVFVILFTIIYGRLFCGWFCPQTIFMEFVFRQIEYWIDGDWTQQKALDKAPWNAQKWGKRILKHSIFWIISFIIANVFLAYIIGSTTLLKIITEPVQLHIGGLFSMGIFTTIFYFVFARLREQVCTTICPYGRLQGVLLDQNSMVVAYDYVRGEDRGKFRKGEDREAVKKGDCIDCAQCVHVCPTGIDIRNGTQLECVNCTACIDACDTMMDGVGLEKGLIRFVSENGIKNRTRFQWTRRVVSYTVLLAVLIGVWITMLVMREDFSTTILRQRGSTFQITQNNDISNIFEVDLTNKTKEHFEVKLISTDPRVQLELANKTLELPGEKHIRERFLARFPYSVIEKGTQKMDVIILGNGKEIDRVKIKLIGPSF, from the coding sequence ATGGAAGAAGAATTTAGAGATCGCATTGCAACTGTCAACGAAGCTGGAAAACGCGTTTGGGTTTACCCTAAAAAACCGAAGGGAAAATTCACCAATCGTCGGAAATGGTTGAGTTACTCCCTACTCCTTTTCTTACTAACTGCTCCCTTTATCAAAATCAATGGAGACCAGCTCATTGAGATCAATATTATTGAACGAAAATTCTCACTGTTCGGAGCTACATTTTGGCCACAGGATTTGTATTTATTCGCCATCATGTTGATTATTTTTATAGTCTTCGTAATTCTATTCACCATAATTTACGGGCGGTTATTCTGCGGATGGTTCTGTCCACAAACGATTTTCATGGAATTCGTTTTCCGACAAATCGAATATTGGATTGATGGTGACTGGACTCAGCAAAAAGCATTGGATAAAGCGCCTTGGAATGCACAAAAATGGGGAAAACGGATTCTGAAGCACAGTATTTTTTGGATTATCTCTTTTATCATTGCGAATGTTTTCCTGGCTTACATCATTGGAAGTACAACTTTACTCAAAATCATTACAGAACCTGTTCAATTACACATTGGAGGACTGTTCTCTATGGGAATTTTTACCACTATTTTCTATTTTGTTTTTGCACGATTGAGAGAGCAAGTTTGCACCACCATTTGTCCTTACGGGCGTTTACAAGGTGTACTACTCGATCAAAACTCCATGGTTGTGGCTTACGATTATGTGCGTGGAGAAGATCGTGGGAAATTCCGTAAAGGAGAAGATCGAGAAGCAGTAAAAAAAGGAGATTGTATTGATTGTGCACAATGCGTTCATGTGTGTCCTACTGGAATAGACATTCGCAATGGAACTCAACTAGAATGTGTGAATTGCACTGCTTGTATTGACGCTTGCGATACGATGATGGATGGCGTAGGATTGGAAAAAGGATTGATTCGATTTGTATCCGAAAACGGAATCAAAAATAGAACGCGTTTTCAGTGGACCCGAAGAGTTGTTTCTTATACCGTTCTTTTGGCAGTTCTAATTGGCGTTTGGATTACGATGCTCGTAATGAGAGAAGATTTCTCAACAACTATTTTACGCCAAAGAGGATCTACCTTTCAAATCACTCAAAACAATGACATTAGTAACATTTTCGAAGTCGATTTGACCAATAAAACAAAAGAGCATTTTGAAGTAAAACTAATTTCCACAGATCCTCGTGTTCAATTGGAACTAGCAAATAAAACACTCGAATTACCTGGAGAAAAACACATTCGAGAACGATTTTTAGCACGTTTTCCGTATTCGGTTATTGAAAAAGGAACGCAGAAAATGGATGTTATCATACTTGGAAATGGAAAAGAAATCGATCGGGTGAAAATTAAACTTATTGGACCGAGTTTTTAA
- a CDS encoding c-type cytochrome yields the protein MKISQLILIAALFVGSTVYSQGEALFKAKCNTCHAVDKNSTGPLLKGVKAKWADAGESEMLYDWVKNSKNLIASGKSKMALAIKDFSGSEMAPQQASNEEIDQILEYIDGYVKVETPPNIADPSKQDSPELLPDYKGNLTIFYALLVLMIILLFAIILMSTSILTFVKSDVFKRKLKEQENLTKILVLLITVGALLTPSISYGMRTPDKTNLAEMEYPWLLVEKVDLFILFSINFVLLLVVLYLRGLFNNFFYMVYPRKVKAVKPKQSRVTKILVDVVPIEEESSILMDHEYDGIRELDNNLPPWWVWGFYMTIIFAFAYFTYYHVFNGDSQTTEYNRTMAKAKVEIDAYLKDAAMNVDESNVTLLTEQAALNSGKQLFEANCTVCHKDGSGDIGPNLTDNFWLYGNDIKTVFGTIKNGTTNGMPEHASKLNPVQLQEVASYVLSLKYKPGKEPQGTEYLKK from the coding sequence ATGAAAATCAGTCAACTAATACTGATAGCTGCGCTGTTTGTTGGATCAACAGTTTACAGTCAAGGTGAGGCCTTATTTAAAGCCAAATGTAATACATGTCATGCGGTAGATAAAAACTCTACTGGTCCACTTCTTAAAGGTGTAAAAGCAAAATGGGCAGATGCTGGAGAGTCTGAAATGCTATACGATTGGGTGAAAAATTCTAAAAACCTAATTGCGAGTGGAAAAAGTAAAATGGCTTTAGCAATTAAAGATTTTTCGGGATCTGAAATGGCACCACAACAAGCAAGTAATGAAGAAATTGATCAAATATTAGAGTATATTGACGGATATGTAAAAGTGGAAACACCTCCTAACATTGCAGATCCGTCGAAACAAGATAGTCCAGAGTTGCTTCCTGATTACAAAGGAAATCTTACGATTTTCTACGCTTTACTTGTTTTAATGATTATTCTACTCTTTGCAATCATTTTGATGAGTACTTCCATTCTCACTTTTGTGAAATCAGATGTTTTCAAACGAAAATTGAAAGAACAGGAGAATCTAACCAAAATACTGGTTCTTCTAATCACAGTTGGTGCTCTGTTAACTCCAAGTATCTCTTATGGGATGAGAACTCCTGACAAGACAAATTTAGCGGAAATGGAATACCCGTGGTTGTTAGTAGAAAAGGTAGATTTATTCATCCTTTTCAGCATCAACTTCGTGCTTTTACTTGTTGTTCTTTACTTGAGAGGTTTGTTCAACAACTTCTTTTACATGGTTTATCCACGTAAAGTGAAAGCCGTAAAACCAAAACAAAGTCGTGTTACCAAAATTTTGGTTGATGTGGTTCCAATTGAAGAAGAAAGCTCCATTCTAATGGATCATGAATACGATGGAATTCGTGAATTGGACAACAACTTACCTCCGTGGTGGGTTTGGGGATTCTACATGACGATCATATTCGCATTCGCTTATTTCACGTATTACCACGTTTTCAATGGCGATTCTCAAACAACAGAATACAATCGTACAATGGCGAAAGCAAAAGTAGAAATAGATGCTTATTTGAAAGATGCTGCCATGAATGTAGATGAAAGCAACGTAACGCTTCTTACCGAACAAGCGGCTTTAAATTCTGGAAAACAACTATTTGAAGCCAATTGTACTGTTTGTCACAAAGATGGTAGTGGAGATATTGGCCCGAACTTAACAGATAACTTCTGGCTTTATGGAAACGATATAAAAACAGTTTTTGGAACGATTAAAAATGGAACTACGAACGGAATGCCTGAACATGCTTCTAAATTAAATCCAGTTCAGCTGCAAGAAGTTGCGTCTTATGTCTTAAGTCTGAAATACAAACCAGGCAAAGAGCCTCAAGGAACAGAATATCTGAAAAAATAA
- a CDS encoding CcoQ/FixQ family Cbb3-type cytochrome c oxidase assembly chaperone, producing the protein MLRFIKHHLATEAGVEFYGIFSLLVFTLVFLIVLIRIARMKKSTIDELSNIPLNNEVSTIQNEVP; encoded by the coding sequence ATGTTACGATTTATTAAACATCATTTAGCAACAGAAGCAGGTGTAGAATTTTACGGAATTTTTTCCTTGTTGGTTTTCACCCTCGTTTTCTTAATTGTGCTCATCCGAATCGCGCGAATGAAAAAATCGACTATCGATGAATTGAGCAACATTCCTTTGAATAACGAAGTATCAACCATTCAAAATGAAGTACCATGA
- the ccoN gene encoding cytochrome-c oxidase, cbb3-type subunit I, giving the protein MEIQTVKYDNKIVKYFTFATILWAVIGMLVGLIAALQLAFPEFFNDHLGFRYISFGRIRPLHTNAVIFAFVGNGIFMGVYYSLQRLLKTRMWSDKLSYLNFWGWQFIIVCAVLTLPFGITSSKEYAELEWWIDILIALIWVVFGWNMFATILNRRVKHLYVAIWFYIATFVTVAILHIFNSFELPISFFKSYSWYAGVQDALVQWWYGHNAVAFFLTTPYLGLMYYFVPKAANRPVYSYRLSIIHFWALIFLYIWAGPHHLLYTSLPDWAQSLGVVFSVMLIAPSWGGMLNGLLTMRGAWDRVRDNAMLKFMVVALTCYGMATFEGPLLSLKSVNMISHFTDWTVAHVHVGGLGWNGMMTFGMIYWLIPKMYKTELYSKKLANQHFWIATLGIILYAVPMYIAGFMQGLSWQQFKPDGTLVYKDFLEIVIDMKPYYILRSIGGFLYITGALIMVYNIFKTVRKGSFLPDESVEISVEKAHTTKKKEYWHRSIEGKPIRFMVLSIIVVAIGGLAEIIPTIAVKSNVPTISSIKPYTPLELEGRDIYIREGCNNCHSQMIRPLRFETARYAPSAESGSYTKAGEHVYDHPHLWGSKRTGPDLAREGGLRGNLWHYKHMIDPKALSPGSIMPAYTWLREDDLNTSLLPKKIEAMQTLGVPYPKGYASKAMNDLTKQAKVIATDIVENTPKIALNGQSKDAKIAELQKKEIIALVAYLQRLGTDIKVKKVN; this is encoded by the coding sequence ATGGAAATACAAACAGTTAAGTACGACAATAAAATTGTCAAATACTTCACATTCGCCACAATTCTTTGGGCGGTCATAGGAATGCTTGTAGGTTTAATTGCAGCTCTGCAATTAGCATTCCCTGAATTTTTCAACGACCACCTCGGTTTCAGATACATTTCGTTTGGTAGAATAAGACCTTTGCATACGAATGCGGTGATTTTTGCCTTTGTTGGAAACGGAATTTTCATGGGAGTTTATTATTCCCTCCAACGATTACTCAAAACTAGAATGTGGAGTGATAAACTAAGTTATCTCAATTTTTGGGGGTGGCAATTTATCATTGTTTGTGCAGTTCTCACCTTACCTTTTGGAATCACTTCCAGCAAAGAATATGCAGAGTTAGAATGGTGGATTGATATTCTGATTGCACTTATTTGGGTCGTTTTCGGCTGGAATATGTTTGCAACCATTCTAAACCGAAGAGTGAAACATTTATACGTAGCAATTTGGTTCTACATCGCAACGTTTGTAACAGTTGCCATCCTACACATCTTCAACTCCTTTGAGTTACCAATTTCCTTTTTTAAGAGCTACTCTTGGTACGCTGGAGTTCAAGATGCGTTGGTGCAATGGTGGTACGGACACAATGCAGTGGCGTTTTTCCTTACGACACCTTATTTAGGATTGATGTACTATTTCGTTCCAAAAGCAGCGAACAGACCTGTTTATTCTTATCGATTATCCATCATTCACTTTTGGGCATTAATCTTCCTCTATATTTGGGCAGGACCTCATCACTTATTATATACTTCGCTTCCCGATTGGGCACAGAGTTTAGGTGTTGTATTCTCTGTGATGCTCATTGCACCATCTTGGGGAGGAATGCTCAATGGATTATTGACGATGCGAGGAGCATGGGATCGTGTTCGTGATAATGCGATGCTGAAATTCATGGTTGTTGCCTTAACATGTTACGGAATGGCCACTTTCGAAGGTCCGCTACTTTCCCTGAAATCTGTCAATATGATCTCACACTTCACAGATTGGACGGTTGCCCACGTGCATGTAGGAGGTTTAGGTTGGAACGGAATGATGACTTTTGGGATGATTTATTGGTTGATTCCAAAAATGTATAAAACAGAATTATACTCCAAAAAATTGGCCAACCAACATTTCTGGATTGCAACCTTAGGAATCATTCTATACGCCGTTCCAATGTACATTGCCGGATTCATGCAAGGATTGAGTTGGCAGCAATTCAAACCAGACGGAACACTTGTTTACAAAGATTTCTTAGAAATTGTAATCGATATGAAACCGTATTACATTCTAAGATCAATAGGTGGATTCTTATACATTACAGGAGCATTGATAATGGTTTACAATATCTTTAAAACGGTTCGAAAAGGCTCTTTCCTTCCAGATGAATCCGTTGAAATATCTGTAGAAAAAGCACACACAACTAAAAAGAAAGAATACTGGCACCGAAGTATTGAAGGAAAACCAATTCGATTCATGGTGTTGAGCATCATTGTAGTTGCGATTGGTGGTTTGGCTGAAATCATTCCGACAATAGCTGTAAAATCAAATGTTCCAACTATTAGCAGTATCAAACCTTATACTCCGCTGGAATTAGAAGGAAGAGACATTTATATTCGCGAAGGTTGCAACAACTGTCATTCGCAAATGATTCGTCCATTGCGTTTTGAAACAGCACGTTATGCCCCAAGTGCTGAAAGTGGTAGCTACACAAAAGCAGGAGAACACGTTTACGACCATCCACATTTATGGGGTTCCAAACGCACAGGTCCAGATTTGGCTCGAGAAGGCGGATTGCGCGGTAATTTATGGCATTACAAACACATGATTGATCCAAAAGCGCTTTCTCCAGGTTCCATAATGCCAGCATACACTTGGCTGCGTGAAGATGATTTAAATACGAGTCTACTTCCGAAGAAAATCGAGGCAATGCAAACATTGGGAGTTCCTTATCCAAAAGGATATGCTTCGAAAGCCATGAATGATTTAACAAAACAGGCAAAAGTAATTGCTACGGACATTGTAGAAAACACCCCTAAAATTGCTTTAAATGGCCAATCTAAAGATGCCAAAATAGCCGAATTACAAAAGAAAGAAATCATCGCGTTAGTTGCCTACTTACAGCGATTAGGAACTGATATTAAAGTCAAAAAAGTTAATTAA
- the ccoS gene encoding cbb3-type cytochrome oxidase assembly protein CcoS translates to MGMIYIMLIVSLCLAVFFLVIFLWATKTGQYDDDYSPSVRILFEDELTTNDANKNNDGNTNS, encoded by the coding sequence ATGGGAATGATTTATATAATGTTAATTGTAAGTCTCTGTTTAGCAGTGTTTTTCTTGGTCATTTTTCTATGGGCAACAAAGACTGGACAGTATGATGATGATTATTCGCCAAGTGTGAGAATCCTCTTCGAAGATGAATTAACTACTAATGACGCAAATAAAAACAACGATGGAAATACAAACAGTTAA